CACTTGACGCTTGAGGCTGATCTTGGCGGCCACGCTTTCGGCCCCCACGCCGAAATCCAGGCGGTCCAACGAGAGGGTGCCCCGGTAGGACCAGGTGCGGACCCCGGCCCCGTTGACCCCCTCGGCAGGCTCGAAGGAAAGGATCAAGTCCTTGGCGACGCCATGCATTTGGAGGGTGCCCTGCACCCGCAGACGGTCCCCTTCCTTCCGCACCTCGGTGGACGTGAAGGTGATGCGGGGGAACTTGGCCACGTCGAAGAAATCCGCCGAGCGCAGGTGTTCGTCGCGGGCCTGAACCGCCGTGTTGAGGGATTTCGCGTCGATGTCGATGCGGACTTTGGCGCCCTCCAGCGTGGCGGGATCGCCCTGGATGTCGGCCTTGAACTTCATGAAGCGGCCCGGCACATCGAAGAGCAGCGTGGAGGCCTTGAAGCCGAAGACCGTGTGATTCTCATCCAGCCGGAAGACTTTGGTCTGGGCCGCGAGGGGAAGGGCCAGCAGCAGGGCTGGCAGAAGGAAGGGTATGCGCATGGGGCCTCTCGGGCTTAGGTGTGGGATTGGAATCCCGCGATGGCGCCATCGCGGTGGAGGTCACGGAGCAGGGAGAACAGGGATGCCAGGTCGTTCAACCCCAGGGAGGCGGCGGCCTCACCCAAGGGCATTGCCTGTGCGCGCACCAGAAAGGCGGCTGTGGCTGGGGTCAGCTCCAGCAGCTGCGCTTCGCCATCGTCCTGGCGGAAGGCGATGAGGTGGGTGGGCCGTGATTCGGGATGTGGCGACGCCTCGCTTGCCTGGTGCACGGCGTGGGCGTACGACACGATCTGGGTGGCTGCTTCCAGCACGAGATGGTCTGCGGCCTGCGGTTCTGCGTGCAGCCCGCTGGCAGGCGCTTCGTCCGGAAAGCGGGCCACCAGCACCTCGAGGAGCTCCACATGGGCCAGCTCCAGCAGGAAGGGCCAGCGGTCCTGGCCCCAGGCGGTGGTCGCCAGCCAACCCAGGAAGGACGGTGCGATGTCGCGGTAGTGGCTACTGCGGAGCACCCTGGCCTCCAGGAACTGCTGCACGCAGCCATCCCAGACTTCATCTTTTTCCAGGAGCGCCTTCAGCACGGGGAACATGGTTTCCAGTGGCTCGATGAGGCTCATGCGAGCCAGCTCCCGATAGGTCAGAAGCGCCTCGGTCTGCGCCCGGAAGGCCTGTTGATCCGCCACGGACAGCCCCTGGCGGCGGGCCACGCGACCGGCATCCGCCTCCAGGGCTGATTCGTCTTCATCCAGAACGAACGACGCCATCGCCCGCTGAAGCCGGAGTGCGCGAGCTTCAACCATGACTTGCCTCCGTAGAGACCAGCACGCGGTCGTAGGCCTGCTGGATCCGCTCCCGTTCCGCCAGCAGCGTGTCCAGCTCGGGGATGTGATTATCCCGCTCCAGCAGCACCGGCACGGGGCGTCCCACCTTGGCCAGGGTCCACTGCATGAGTTCGATGACGGGGTCGATGACATCGGCCCCGTGGGTGTCCACGGTGAGATCGCCGAACTTCCTGTGCCCGGCGATGTGCATCTGGGCCACCCGGTCCAGGGGCATTCGCGAGAGCCACTCCTTGGGATCGAATCCGAAATTGAGGGCATTCACATAGACGTTGTTCACGTCCAGCAGCCAGCCCACATCGGCGCCCTCGAGCACCGCCGTGAT
This sequence is a window from Geothrix sp. PMB-07. Protein-coding genes within it:
- a CDS encoding YceI family protein gives rise to the protein MRIPFLLPALLLALPLAAQTKVFRLDENHTVFGFKASTLLFDVPGRFMKFKADIQGDPATLEGAKVRIDIDAKSLNTAVQARDEHLRSADFFDVAKFPRITFTSTEVRKEGDRLRVQGTLQMHGVAKDLILSFEPAEGVNGAGVRTWSYRGTLSLDRLDFGVGAESVAAKISLKRQVELNLLLVGFFEDSAGSAKVPAAKTKAPAKK
- a CDS encoding putative DNA-binding domain-containing protein, whose amino-acid sequence is MVEARALRLQRAMASFVLDEDESALEADAGRVARRQGLSVADQQAFRAQTEALLTYRELARMSLIEPLETMFPVLKALLEKDEVWDGCVQQFLEARVLRSSHYRDIAPSFLGWLATTAWGQDRWPFLLELAHVELLEVLVARFPDEAPASGLHAEPQAADHLVLEAATQIVSYAHAVHQASEASPHPESRPTHLIAFRQDDGEAQLLELTPATAAFLVRAQAMPLGEAAASLGLNDLASLFSLLRDLHRDGAIAGFQSHT